The following proteins are encoded in a genomic region of Cercospora beticola chromosome 8, complete sequence:
- a CDS encoding uncharacterized protein (antiSMASH:Cluster_4): MLAARASHRLSIAECAHGTLLPFLYQTKTIARAYSEELHLDQKAGQGAEEERKLREIKERWSRRRSVTTRDDGQSAARVHERWEPISQRMQNAARRPKKSQSIPFEGDTGSATPSERLQNTTMTPREMQVFEELFRKGIGKETVEEQAQDKAKKASKTNAGVEFPDLLKPLVEEAEQLRRQSTLEKNGMETMGELAKPLEELEIKDAQGLAIKDRMDKAASDVECWKVLREHVLDRLADESDHNAVQTSFPALPGLLLHYMRLQADKLPATHSLGLVVLPELKKIGPLAFALGATTELYNQHMQLLWRQYRDLDEIDNVLAEMDREVYSFNEGTQDLLAAILDHADDALTGRLGPTARALWTMDRKSRGLAKMKEWKKAVDQRLREQALSDVQALQADLDDDA, encoded by the coding sequence ATGCTGGCTGCAAGAGCATCTCACAGGCTAAGTATAGCAGAATGTGCGCACGGCACTCTCCTACCTTTTCTGTACCAGACCAAGACCATTGCTCGAGCATATTCAGAGGAGCTGCATCTCGATCAAAAAGCTGGCCAGGGCGCGGAGGAGGAACGCAAGCTGCGAGAGATCAAGGAACGTTGGTCTAGGAGACGATCTGTGACCACTCGCGACGATGGACAGTCTGCCGCTAGAGTTCACGAACGGTGGGAACCCATCTCGCAGCGTATGCAGAACGCCGCGCGCAGGCCAAAAAAGTCACAGAGTATTCCTTTCGAGGGCGATACTGGGTCAGCGACGCCATCAGAGAGACTACAGAACACGACGATGACGCCGCGAGAGATGCAGGTCTTCGAGGAATTGTTTCGCAAGGGAATTGGGAAAGAGACAGTCGAAGAGCAAGCACAGGACAAGGCGAAAAAAGCCTCGAAGACAAATGCCGGCGTGGAATTCCCAGACCTGCTCAAGCCATTGGTCGAAGAAGCGGAGCAGCTACGACGGCAGTCAACTTTGGAGAAAAATGGCATGGAGACGATGGGGGAGCTGGCGAAACCtctggaagagctggagaTCAAGGATGCACAGGGACTTGCGATCAAGGACCGCATGGACAAAGCTGCCTCAGATGTTGAATGCTGGAAAGTCCTGCGTGAGCATGTGCTCGATCGTTTAGCAGACGAGTCGGACCACAATGCCGTGCAAACTAGCTTTCCTGCACTGCCTGGTCTGCTTCTGCATTACATGAGGCTACAGGCAGACAAGTTGCCTGCTACGCACTCCCTTGGCCTTGTTGTTCTTCCTGAGCTCAAGAAAATCGGCCCGCTCGCTTTTGCGCTCGGTGCCACCACGGAGCTGTACAATCAGCACATGCAGCTCCTCTGGCGACAGTATCGCGATCTCGATGAGATAGATAATGTTTTGGCAGAAATGGACAGGGAGGTCTACTCTTTTAACGAAGGCACGCAAGATCTCCTCGCCGCGATTTTGGATCACGCCGATGACGCTCTGACTGGAAGACTCGGCCCCACTGCCAGAGCTCTGTGGACGATGGACCGGAAGTCGAGGGGGCTTGCAAAAATGAAAGAGTGGAAGAAGGCAGTGGACCAGAGACTGCGAGAGCAAGCACTGAGCGATGTACAGGCACTGCAGGCAGATCTGGATGATGACGCTTGA
- the AGA1 gene encoding A-agglutinin attachment subunit precursor (BUSCO:EOG09263E87), with the protein MDAPTITPKFLSKADELGLVAVGFSGGQCKPGTDAAPMALIESGLINDLRDELKYDVKYDNKVHAYGDLMPSEDPEHRRMKNPRAVSAVTKKLSSQVYEHAREGRFVLTLGGDHSIAIGTISGTAKAVRERLGRDMAVIWVDAHADINTPETSDSGNIHGMPVSFLTGLATDTAENPFGWITEDQRISPAKLVYIGLRDVDRGEKKILKDNNIKAFSMHDIDRHGIGKVMDMALGWIGRDTPIHLSFDVDALDPMWAPSTGTPVRGGLTLREGDFIAECVHETGSLVALDLVEVNPNLEAHGVSETVRAGVSIVRCALGDTLL; encoded by the exons ATGGACGCTCCTACAATTACACCAAAGTTCCTATCCAAGGCCGACGAGCTGGGTCTGGTGGCTGTCGGTTTTAGTGGTGGACAA TGCAAACCAGGCACAGATGCGGCCCCAATGGCCCTCATCGAGTCCGGCCTCATCAACGACCTGCGCGACGAACTCAAATATGACGTGAAATACGACAACAAAGTCCACGCCTACGGCGATCTCATGCCCTCCGAAGACCCCGAACACCGCCGCATGAAAAACCCTCGAGCCGTGTCCGCCGTGACAAAGAAACTCAGCTCCCAAGTCTACGAGCACGCACGCGAAGGCCGCTTCGTGCTGACATTGGGAGGAGACCACAGCATCGCCATCGGTACCATCTCCGGCACCGCCAAAGCCGTCCGCGAGCGTCTAGGAAGAGACATGGCAGTGATTTGGGTCGACGCACACGCAGACATCAACACGCCCGAAACGAGCGATAGCGGAAACATCCACGGCATGCCCGTCTCATTTCTCACAGGTCTCGCAACGGACACTGCCGAAAACCCTTTCGGTTGGATCACAGAAGACCAACGCATCAGCCCCGCGAAGCTCGTCTACATTGGTCTTCGAGATGTAGATCGaggggagaagaagattttgAAGGATAACAACATCAAAGCTTTCTCGATGCACGATATTGATCGGCATGGGATCGGGAAGGTCATGGATATGGCTTTGGGTTGGATTGGACGGGATACGCCGATTCATTTGTCGTTTGATGTGGATGCTTTGGATCCTATGTGGGCGCCTAGCACGGGGACGCCGGTGAGAGGAGGGTTGACGTTGAGAGAGGGAGATTTTATTGCGGAGTGTGTGCATGAGACGGGGAGTTTGGTTGCGTTGGATTTGGTCGAGGTCAATCCGAATTTGGAGGCGCATGGTGTTAGTGAGACGGTGAGGGCGGGGGTGAGTATTGTGAGGTGTGCGCTGGGAGATACTTTGCTATAG
- a CDS encoding uncharacterized protein (antiSMASH:Cluster_4~SMCOG1173:WD-40 repeat-containing protein) gives MARTSAQVSEYERARQEKIAKNQALLQQLQLDAQQAGLGPKKAKAKPAASAGTKRKREVKKEIKEEGPRRTSSRLKGIVADSEVARQKEEEEAQAFQQQQIAKRQRVSDDIDLKEAIVNGANWNRSGNWLSLVGPANPGERTFDAQDVKNTSDKELKALRERMSSLQLWEGAEPNRIKITPERIYALGFHPTPDKALVFAGDKTGSLGLFDASQTSPEKIKQEADDADEDGDEVDDEVEPAITTFKIHTRTISAFQCSPHDQNALYSASYDSSIRKLDLGKASAVEVYAPEDRSEDLPVSGVQIAHADPNVLHFTTLNGQYGMKDLRTPAHQTIELLQLSEKKIGGFSLHPAHPHLLATASLDRTLKLWDLRKISGKGGNRLPHLIGEHLSKLSVSHAAFNSAGQVATASYDDTVKIYDFSSSGDWKSGHELDGTEMNPATIVPHNNQTGRWVTILRAQWQLQPQDGIQRFVIGNMNRFVDIYTGDGKQLAQLGGENITAVPAVAQFHPSMDWVAAGTASGKLCLWQ, from the coding sequence ATGGCTAGAACAAGCGCTCAAGTGAGCGAGTACGAGCGTGCGAGACAAGAGAAAATCGCCAAAAATCAGGCATTGCTGCAGCAATTACAGCTCGATGCTCAGCAGGCTGGTCTGGGACCAAAGAAGGCCAAAGCAAAGCCTGCTGCCAGCGCAGGAACAAAGAGAAAgcgtgaagtgaagaaggagatcaaggaAGAAGGTCCACGTAGGACTTCGTCTCGTCTGAAGGGCATAGTCGCGGATTCCGAGGTCGCCAggcagaaggaggaagaagaggcgcAAGCattccagcaacaacagatCGCGAAGAGGCAGCGTGTGAGCGATGATATCGATCTCAAGGAGGCGATAGTCAACGGCGCAAATTGGAACAGGTCCGGCAATTGGCTATCTTTGGTTGGACCAGCCAATCCCGGAGAGAGGACATTCGATGCTCAAGATGTGAAGAACACTTCAGACAAGGAGCTGAAAGCATTACGCGAGCGCATGAGCAGCCTACAGTTGTGGGAAGGCGCAGAACCGAACAGAATCAAGATCACGCCAGAACGAATATATGCTCTTGGATTTCACCCAACGCCTGACAAGGCACTCGTGTTTGCAGGAGATAAAACAGGTAGTCTGGGACTTTTCGACGCTTCACAAACCTCCCCTGAGAAGATCAAACAAGAAGCAGATGATGcagacgaagatggagatgaggtCGACGATGAGGTGGAACCGGCCATCACCACATTCAAGATTCACACGCGAACGATCAGCGCATTCCAATGCTCCCCACACGATCAAAATGCTCTATATTCAGCTTCCTACGACTCTTCAATACGAAAATTGGACCTCGGAAAAGCATCAGCAGTAGAGGTCTACGCGCCTGAAGACCGCAGCGAGGACCTTCCAGTATCCGGCGTCCAAATTGCTCACGCAGACCCCAACGTGCTACACTTCACGACCCTAAACGGCCAGTACGGTATGAAAGACCTCCGAACCCCGGCCCATCAAACGATCGAACTCCTGCAACTCTCTGAAAAGAAGATCGGAGGCTTCTCCCTACATCCTGCCCACCCACACCTCCTCGCCACTGCCTCCCTCGACCGCACACTCAAGCTCTGGGACCTGCGCAAGATCTCCGGCAAAGGCGGAAatcgtcttcctcatctcaTTGGCGAACACCTCTCTAAACTCTCTGTATCTCACGCAGCATTCAATTCTGCCGGACAAGTCGCCACCGCATCCTACGACGACACAGTCAAAATCTACGatttctcctcttcgggaGATTGGAAATCTGGTCATGAACTCGATGGGACAGAGATGAATCCCGCAACAATTGTACCGCATAATAACCAGACGGGTCGTTGGGTGACGATTCTGCGAGCGCAATGGCAATTGCAACCGCAGGATGGGATTCAGAGGTTCGTGATTGGAAACATGAATCGCTTTGTAGACATTTATACTGGCGACGGGAAACAGCTGGCCCAGTTGGGAGGCGAGAATATTACGGCTGTGCCTGCTGTAGCGCAGTTCCACCCGAGTATGGATTGGGTTGCGGCTGGGACAGCGAGCGGGAAGTTGTGCTTGTGGCAGTAG
- a CDS encoding uncharacterized protein (CAZy:CE3) — MSSFRSLLCGLGAGYLWFGSGDICQTSETAAAPALYANAEIPILSDEIRCSVAPETHLRMLAIGDSITVGWGGSEYWNSYRKDLLNFLESDCPMKNRTYIGTQRTGNFVENRHEGYPGYNINQIANDTQPRLMNSILEMPNVVLLHAGTNDMVDRPGSAPQEAPERLGKLMDMVLETVPNVTLIVAQVIQVTEDSARRNLIPQLNTQIPRIAVERVAKGYKVQVADLSSIGVDTADLRDGLHPSDAGYRKMAVKWFGALQNVTQAGLITPPREMSSVEGTPEGWHVFFCIL, encoded by the exons ATGTCATCCTTTCGTTCTCTGCTTTGTGGTCTAGGAGCAGGTTACCTCTGGTTCGGTAGCGGCGATATCTGTCAGACATCAGAAACAgcggcagcaccagcactctACGCGAATGCAGAAATCCCTATCCTTAGCGATGAGATCAGATGTTCAGTCGCCCCAGAGACGCATTTGCGGATGCTGGCAATTGGCGACTCGATCACTGTAGGCTGGGGAGGCAGCGAATATTGGAATAGTTATCGAAAGGACTTGCTCAACTTTTTGGAAAGTGATTGTCCTATGAAGAATCGAACCTATATTG GCACTCAGCGAACTGGAAATTTCGTCGAAAACCGACACGAAGGATATCCAGGATACAATATCAACCAGATCGCAAATGATACTCAGCCAAGACTCATGAACTCGATTCTGGAGATGCCGAATGTGGTTCTGCTGCACGCAGGAACGAATGATATGGTAGACCGACCTGGGTCAGCACCTCAAGAAGCGCCGGAGCGACTTGGGAAGCTTATGGATATGGTTCTTGAAACGGTGCCTAATGTCACGCTCATCGTGGCGCAAGTAATCCAGGTGACGGAGGACTCTGCGCGCAGAAATTTGATCCCGCAATTGAATACGCAGATTCCAAGAATTGCTGTAGAGCGCGTGGCCAAAGGGTATAAGGTGCAAGTGGCGGATTTGAGCTCGATTGGTGTGGACACTGCGGATTTGCGAGATGGACTGCATCCGAGTGATGCGGGCTATCGCAAGATGGCTGTGAAGTGGTTCGGTGCGCTTCAGAATGTGACCCAGGCAGGGCTTATTACGCCGCCGAGGGAGATGTCCTCTGTTGAAGGGACTCCGGAAGGATGGCATGTGTTTTTCTGCATATTGTAG
- a CDS encoding uncharacterized protein (antiSMASH:Cluster_4) codes for MAPSPPQINSHQQQPLTASYTPQPTSPLTLITSTIRQTSPNNNTAKMQFTTTAIIAAFAAIAAAAPGGGYPGGYPGGCQTGNCGGGYGGYQGGYSGQLCCYKSQPGACWAPGTPGYPSIGHPDVDVYDNCGNNKQGGLLAAGNLLSCDVLNGNQIAPINLQLLNFGETTGGNFNGGNDN; via the exons ATGGCTCCAAGTCCACCTCAGATCAAttctcatcaacaacagccTCTCACTGCCAGCTACACACCACAACCAACTTCACCACTCACTCTAATCACATCCACAATCCGACAAACGTCacccaacaacaacaccgcCAAAATGCAGTTCACTACTACCGCTATCATTGCTGCCttcgctgccatcgccgctgctgctccagGCGGTGGCTACCCGGGTGGCTACCCAGGTGGTTGCCAGACTGGCAACTGCGGTGGAGGCTACGGAGGCTACCAAGGCGGCTACAGCGGCCAGCTCTGCTGCTACAAGAGCCAGCCTGGCGCTTGCTGGGCTCCTGGTACTC CTGGTTACCCAAGCATCGGTCACCCTGACGTCGATGTTTACGATAACTGCGGCAACAACAAGCAGGGCGGTCTGCTCGCA GCTGGCAACTTGTTGTCTTGCGACGTCTTGAACGGCAACCAGATTGCACCAATCAACCTCCAGCTCCTCAACTTCGGCGAGACCACCGGCGGCAACTTCAACGGCGGAAACGACAACTAA
- a CDS encoding uncharacterized protein (CAZy:GT24~BUSCO:EOG0926049A), translated as MANRSWGNWKAAALASLLTCSNALPSVNVAVRTAFGAPPFLVELLETAAEENNTAYFPLLDRIADGYFDSSTTDEQLYKAFRSLLESDGHLGREDLSSFDYALAIHSAAPRIEAHYQYYNTSVVPTISKERDGYAGCDTWVYVPFSGQKYCSPDLDEKSAESLGQPGDTVKSLPFDRVLGDANSEKPSVLYADLSSESFREFHKTLSKTAKDGKTSYRVRYRAFEGVESKPLTVSGYGVELALKRTDYIVIDDRQDGEDAEKDEGKSAAETKLSEEELSDLRPLSQSELRRLGVRAASFVMGSEDPFATLLKLSQDFPKHSTSIAATNVSQDFIEEHAKNREVLLPPGYNVMWINGVQIMPRDVEAYALLEHLRRERRMIKSVQQIGLSGSEAIELLSHEAITAAQDEQEAPRYDWRDDAEGGDIIIWLNDLEKDKRYADWPATANALLQRTFPGQLPPVRKEVHNLVLPVDFADFNDVLLVSEQLRSFVTRQVPIRMGLAPRIRSETSTEQATIIYYLVHNYGLGTALKYLEQSLEAAGRRYSKPNEKVFQAVKTAGKLRPNKEDLSLSDVLKDKTLSERITRSKDYISRIGSTDSTPPVLINGAPIARTEDWLQVMSQQVSIDLRTVQQAVYTGQLGDEDYLPTLFLSKASFRRNPLVVPEDDSSLRFLNLGDHHEFEDLPSIPADPQTIERELVHLTVVADLDSEQGFEQLMEALLYKKDHDNVEVAVLHVPRDGDSKSRIASDLQKDGAATVLESLITEWDNFWTSSTGGDAPDMNLESRRKIYEILRLAAAQDSTPEIDEEVRSYWAKFNHLITAVGVTPGKKALIANGRVVGPVSDDVPIESSDIETLLTYERTRRLLPAALAIEALGLQQKSSTPVAFARISNLIALSLISDVPEGIFEAAPTVRTDVFKKFESNHTAINIGDLDTATIQIYAAVDPASEAAQKWIPIIKVLSEFDGVHVRLFLNPRDRLEEIPIKRFYRHVLSSKPHFEADGSLAPTGAQFRGLPADALLNMGMDLPPAWLVAPEVTVHDLDNIKLSAVKNDIDATYQLEHILIEGHSRDVTVGPPPRGAQLVLGTDADPHFADTIIMANLGYFQFKANPGIYSLAMQKGRSEEIFHIDSAGASGYDQQGTDNSTEIALMSFKGATLFPRISRNPGMEDEDVLEPSKSALESLADGAGDLLAQVGLGDGAQKFLGKAAKLGSGLLSKSGSATATPERKHADINIFSVASGHLYERMLNIMMVSVMKHTKHSVKFWFIEQFLSPSFKDFLPVMAETYGFEYEMVTYKWPHWLRGQKEKQREIWGYKILFLDVLFPLDLDKVIFVDADQIVRTDMYELVQHDLQGAPYGFTPMCDSRTEMEGFRFWKQGYWKNFLKGLPYHISALYVVDLKRFRQMAAGDRLRQNYHQLSADPNSLSNLDQDLPNHMQSLLPIHSLPQEWLWCETWCSDESLKEAKTIDLCNNPQTKEPKLERARRQVPEWNVYDEEIGGLAKRWKEEKRKGFVDAVVGLEEESMQERLQREDAEREERKKKAEGKRDEL; from the exons ATGGCCAACAGATCGTGGGGCAATTGGAAGGCAGCAGCTCTGGCCAGCTTGCTGACCTGCTCCAATGCCCTTCCCTCCGTCAACGTCGCCGTACGGACAGCCTTTGGTGCTCCACCGTTTCTGGTAGAACTGCT CGAGACAGCAGCCGAAGAGAACAACACAGCCTATTTCCCTCTCCTCGATCGCATCGCAGACGGCTACTTCGATTCCTCGACGACCGACGAACAGCTATACAAAGCCTTCCGATCACTCCTCGAATCAGACGGACATCTAGGGAGAGAGGACCTCTCATCCTTCGACTATGCTCTCGCCATCCACTCCGCTGCCCCACGCATCGAAGCCCACTATCAATACTACAACACTTCCGTTGTTCCCACAATATCGAAAGAGAGAGATGGCTATGCAGGATGCGATACGTGGGTTTATGTCCCTTTCAGCGGGCAGAAATACTGCTCTCCAGACTTGGACGAGAAAAGCGCGGAGAGTTTGGGACAACCAGGAGATACAGTGAAGTCATTACCTTTCGATCGTGTGCTGGGAGACGCGAATAGCGAGAAGCCGAGCGTACTGTACGCAGATCTGTCGAGTGAGAGTTTCAGGGAATTCCACAAGACGTTGAGTAAGACGGCGAAGGACGGCAAGACGAGTTATCGAGTGCGTTACAGAGCTTTTGAGGGAGTGGAGAGTAAGCCCTTGACTGTGAGCGGGTATGGTGTGGAACTTGCATTGAAGAGGACGGATTACATCGTCATTGATGATCGACAAGACGGCGAAGATGCGGAGAAAGACGAGGGAAAGAGCGCCGCAGAGACGAAGCtgagcgaggaagagctcTCGGATCTTCGACCTCTGTCACAATCGGAGTTGAGGAGATTGGGAGTGAGAGCTGCCAGTTTTGTCATGGGAAGCGAGGATCCTTTTGCGACGCTGTTGAAGTTGAGCCAGGATTTCCCGAAGCATTCGACGAGTATTGCGGCGACGAACGTTTCTCAGGACTTTATCGAGGAGCATGCGAAGAATCGAGAAGTGCTGCTTCCGCCTGGGTATAATGTTATGTGGATCAATGGCGTGCAGATTATGCCGAGAGATGTTGAGGCTTATGCGCTTCTGGAGCATCTCAGACGGGAGCGGAGGATGATCAAGAGTGTGCAGCAGATTGGGCTGAGTGGATCTGAGGCTATCGAGCTGCTCTCTCACGAGGCTATCACTGCAGCGCAGGACGAGCAAGAGGCCCCTCGGTACGACTGGCGAGATGACGCTGAGGGAGGCGATATTATCATCTGGTTGAACGATCTTGAGAAGGATAAGCGGTACGCTGATTGGCCAGCCACTGCGAATGCACTTCTCCAGCGTACCTTTCCTGGCCAGCTCCCGCCGGTCCGCAAAGAGGTGCACAATTTGGTCTTGCCGGTTGACTTTGCGGATTTCAACGATGTTTTGCTCGTTTCTGAGCAGCTACGGAGTTTTGTTACACGTCAAGTTCCTATTCGGATGGGTCTGGCACCACGGATTCGAAGCGAGACTAGCACGGAGCAGGCGACAATCATCTACTACCTCGTTCACAACTATGGGCTTGGTACTGCACTTAAGTACCTGGAACAATCGCTGGAGGCGGCTGGTCGCAGGTATAGCAAGCCCAACGAGAAGGTGTTCCAAGCTGTGAAGACTGCCGGCAAGCTTCGTCCCAACAAGGAGGACCTTTCTCTATCGGATGTGCTGAAGGACAAGACCTTGTCTGAAAGAATCACAAGGAGCAAGGACTATATCAGCAGAATCGGCAGCACAGATTCTACACCTCCTGTGCTGATCAATGGTGCGCCAATTGCCAGGACCGAGGATTGGCTGCAGGTAATGAGCCAGCAAGTCAGCATTGATCTTCGCACCGTGCAGCAGGCTGTCTATACTGGTCAGCTTGGCGACGAGGATTATCTGCCCACCCTTTTTCTCAGTAAAGCGAGCTTCAGGCGCAATCCCCTGGTTGTGCCGGAAGATGACAGCAGTCTGCGATTTCTCAACCTTGGTGATCATCATGAGTTTGAAGATCTGCCTAGTATTCCTGCTGATCCGCAGACTATTGAACGAGAGCTTGTTCATCTGACTGTGGTGGCTGATCTGGACAGCGAACAAGGATTTGAGCAGCTTATGGAGGCTCTGCTGTATAAGAAGGATCATGACAACGTTGAAGTAGCTGTACTACACGTCCCTCGCGACGGAGACTCCAAGTCCAGAATCGCTTCGGACTTGCAGAAAGACGGCGCGGCTACTGTGTTGGAGAGCCTTATTACTGAGTGGGACAATTTCTGGACCTCAAGCACTGGCGGAGATGCTCCTGATATGAATCTGGAATCCAGACGGAAGATCTATGAGATCCTGAGACTTGCTGCGGCACAGGACAGCACTCCGGAAATCGACGAGGAAGTTCGCAGCTACTGGGCTAAGTTCAATCATCTCATCACCGCTGTGGGGGTTACACCTGGCAAGAAGGCACTGATCGCGAACGGAAGAGTGGTAGGCCCAGTGTCCGATGATGTTCCGATCGAGTCGTCAGATATTGAGACTCTGCTCACATATGAGCGTACGAGACGATTGCTGCCAGCGGCACTTGCGATCGAGGCTCTTGGTCTTCAGCAGAAGTCTTCTACCCCTGTGGCATTCGCACGAATCTCCAATCTGATTGCTCTGTCACTCATTTCGGATGTGCCAGAGGGCATCTTCGAAGCAGCGCCGACGGTCCGCACTGATGTGTTCAAGAAGTTTGAGTCCAACCACACAGCGATCAATATCGGAGATCTGGACACAGCGACGATCCAAATCTATGCTGCGGTAGACCCAGCTTCTGAGGCAGCTCAGAAGTGGATACCCATCATCAAGGTCTTGTCGGAGTTCGATGGCGTCCATGTGCGTCTCTTCCTGAACCCGCGAGACCGCCTTGAAGAGATCCCGATCAAGCGCTTCTATCGACATGTATTGAGCTCGAAGCCACACTTTGAAGCTGATGGCTCTCTTGCTCCGACTGGTGCACAGTTCCGCGGACTTCCTGCAGATGCTCTACTGAACATGGGAATGGATTTGCCCCCAGCTTGGCTTGTGGCACCAGAGGTCACTGTGCACGATCTGGACAACATCAAACTGAGTGCTGTGAAGAACGACATCGATGCTACTTATCAATTGGAGCATATTCTGATCGAAGGTCACTCTCGTGATGTTACGGTTGGACCACCTCCACGGGGAGCGCAACTTGTGCTGGGCACTGATGCCGATCCGCACTTTGCTGACACTATTATCATGGCCAATCTTGGATACTTCCAGTTCAAGGCGAATCCAGGCATTTACAGTCTTGCTATGCAGAAAGGACGGAGTGAGGAGATCTTCCATATTGACAGTGCTGGTGCCTCTGGTTATGATCAGCAAGGAACCGACAACTCGACAGAGATCGCGCTGATGAGCTTCAAAGGAGCGACACTGTTTCCTCGGATCTCTCGCAACCCGGGTATGGAGGACGAAGATGTGCTGGAGCCTTCCAAGTCTGCCCTCGAATCGCTCGCAGATGGTGCAGGTGATCTCCTGGCTCAGGTAGGACTGGGCGATGGTGCACAGAAGTTCCTCGGAAAAGCAGCCAAGCTCGGTAGCGGCCTATTGTCCAAGTCTGGATCCGCCACTGCTACCCCAGAACGCAAGCATGCAGATATCAACATCTTCTCCGTTGCCTCGGGTCATTTGTATGAGCGCATGTTGAACATCATGATGGTTTCAGTCATGAAACACACCAAGCACAGCGTCAAGTTCTGGTTCATCGAACAGTTCTTGTCCCCTTCATTCAAGGACTTCCTCCCGGTCATGGCGGAGACATACGGTTTTGAGTACGAAATGGTTACTTACAAGTGGCCACACTGGCTCCGAgggcagaaggagaagcaacGTGAGATCTGGGGCTACaagatcctcttcctcgatgtGCTGTTCCCACTCGACTTGGACAAAGTCATCTTTGTCGACGCCGATCAAATCGTTCGCACCGACATGTACGAACTCGTACAACACGACCTGCAAGGCGCGCCGTACGGTTTCACACCCATGTGTGACAGCCGAACCGAAATGGAAGGGTTCCGCTTCTGGAAACAAGGCTACTGGAAGAACTTCCTCAAAGGCCTCCCATACCATATTTCCGCCTTATACGTCGTCGATTTGAAACGTTTCCGACAAATGGCGGCTGGTGATCGTCTACGACAGAATTACCATCAATTATCGGCGGATCCGAATTCGTTGAGTAATTTGGATCAGGATCTGCCGAATCATATGCAGAGCCTGTTGCCGATTCATAGTTTACCGCAGGAGTGGTTGTGGTGTGAAACGTGGTGTTCGGATGAGAGTTTGAAGGAGGCGAAGACGATTGATTTGTGTAATAATCCGCAGACGAAGGAACCGAAGTTGGAGAGGGCGCGGAGGCAGGTTCCGGAGTGGAATGTTTATGATGAGGAGATTGGGGGGTTGGCGAAGAGgtggaaggaggagaagaggaaggggtTTGTGGACGCTGTTGTGGgattggaggaggagagtaTGCAGGAGAGGTTGCAGAGGGAGGATgcggagagggaggagaggaagaagaaggctgaggGGAAGAGGGATGAGTTGTGA